ATGCGCGCGGGGTCCAGATGGGCGAGCTTGAGCGGCGTGCCGCCGGCATCCAGGACCGTGGCGACCTGGCCCTGGCTCAGGGTCACCCGGATCCGCCGCGGCAGCTCGCCGCCGTCGGGGTCGGCATAGCCGCGCGAGGCGATCAGATAGCTGGCGCCGTTGCGCGTCCAGCTGCCCGGCAGCTCGCCGCGGCCGTCGCGGCCGTAGCCGGCGAAGGTGAGTTCCAGCTCCAGCGTCGCCGGCGTCATCGGCACGCCGGGTGCGAGCGCCAGCGGCCGCGCGTAGACCCGCGTGGGCACGGCGAACACCAGCTCGTCGAAGCGCTCGCGCACGCGCCGGTCGAGCACCACGACATAGGGCACCAGAAAACCGAGGAGGAAGCCCAGCCCGGCCCAGAACGGCAGGCGCACGCGCGGCCAGAGGGCGGCGATGAACGGGCGGCAACGGTTCAAGAGGGGCAACGCGGGTGGTTCCTGGGCGCGGATCGGCCGCCGATGATAGGGGCAGTCGCCCGGCGGCGCTCTGAACGGCGGGTGTCCTTCAGGGCGGCGTCGGCGGCGTCCAGGCGGCCGCGGTCGGTGCGAAGGGGCGCGGGTGCACGTCGAGCAGCCGTTCGAGTTCCGCGTTGTCGGCGACGAGGTCCTCATCGAGCCGGCCGAGCGGCCCGCGCAGGCGCGGCAGCAGCCGCGCCCCGGCGCGCAGCAGCACGGCCGGCAACGGCAGCGGCACGGTGGCGAAGGGCAGGCTGGCGCGCACCCGCGCGAACATCTGCACCGCGCTCAGCTGCTCGCCGCCGCCGATGGCGAGCACCTGGCCGTCCAGCTGCGGACGGGCGAGCGCGGCGAGCACCGCCAGGGCGATGTCGTCGGCATGCACCGGCTGGCGCAGCCCGCGTCCGGCCGGCAGGGGAAACACCCGCAGGCGGCGGGCGCGGCGCACGATCGGCGTCAGGCTGCGGTCCAGGCCGGCGCCGTAGATCAGCGTGGGACGCAGCACGACGTGGCTCGCCTGCGCCGCCCGGCAGGCCCGGGCCAGGCGCGCCTCGCCCGCCTGCAGGGCGGCGGCGATCGCCCGTTCGGCGGCCACCGGCGAGCACTGCTTGCTCTGCGCGCTCATCGAACTCAAGGCCACCACCCGCGCCCCGCGCGGCCGCACCGTGTCCAGCCATTGCGCGAACGGCCCCAGCGGCCCCAGGCTGACGATGCCGGCGGGCGCCACCGGCAGCGCCGGCACCGCGTCGGGCAGTGCGCCCTCGAGCCACGACACGCCGGCGTGCGCCGGCCGTGGCCGACGGCTCACCGCCAGCACCGGCACCCCGGCGGCGCGCAGGCGTGGCAGCAGGAAGCGCCCGATCGCGCCGCTCGCGCCGAAGACCAGCACCGGTGCCGGGTACGATGGCCCGGGACTCATGACGAATGCCTGCCGACGCGCAGGACTCGGGCAGCGCCGCTCGGCGCCGTCATGTCACGGCCGCTGACCTGGCCCGGGCCGCAGGGCGTGACATGCCGGGCCGGCGCCTGACGATCTCGACATCGCATCGGTCACCCCGCATCGGCCGGCCGCGTTCAGGGCCCCAGGCGGGCGATGAGGGCTTGCAGCCGAGCCGGGTCGGGCGTGGCCTGGCGGGCCTTGGCCAGGGATTGCGTCGCGCCGCGGCGGTCGCCGCCGGCGAGCTGGCGTTCGGCCAGGCTGAGCCAGGCGTTGCCGAGGCGCTGCTCGACATCGGCGTCGAGGGCGGTGGTGGGCAGCTCGGCGATGTCCTCCAGCAGCTCGCCGGCGCGGGCGAGATCGCCGCGGGCGAGGGCGGTGTCGTAGGCGTCGAGCGCGCGGCGGGGAAGGTCCTCGAGTCCGCGCCGGGCGGCGGCGTTGTTGCCGTCGAGGGCGAGCGCGCTGCGATAGAGATCGTAGGCGCTGTCGCCCGGCGGCAGCACGATGCGCCCCTGCGCGAGAGCCTGGTCGGCACGCGCGAGCAGTTCGGCGATGCGGGCGTCGCGGGCCGGGTCGGCGGGTGGCGAGACGGCGGCGGTCGCCGTGGACGCGGCTGCGGGCAGGTTGGCCGGTGGCGCGGCGGGTGCGGGCGACACGGGCGGTGCGGCAGGCGCGGGTGCCGCCGGCGCGCTGGGCGGGCCGGACGGCGCCGGTGCCGCGGCGGGCGTGGCCGCGGTGGCGGTCTGCAGCCGGTCCCGGGCGGCGGCGAGTTCCGGCGCGTCCGGGGCGAGCGTGGCCGCCCGCTCCAGCAGGGCGCCGGCCTGGGCGCGATCACCGGCGTCCAGCGCGGCCTCGGCCTGCACGATCCACGCCT
The DNA window shown above is from Aerosticca soli and carries:
- a CDS encoding SDR family oxidoreductase; this encodes MSPGPSYPAPVLVFGASGAIGRFLLPRLRAAGVPVLAVSRRPRPAHAGVSWLEGALPDAVPALPVAPAGIVSLGPLGPFAQWLDTVRPRGARVVALSSMSAQSKQCSPVAAERAIAAALQAGEARLARACRAAQASHVVLRPTLIYGAGLDRSLTPIVRRARRLRVFPLPAGRGLRQPVHADDIALAVLAALARPQLDGQVLAIGGGEQLSAVQMFARVRASLPFATVPLPLPAVLLRAGARLLPRLRGPLGRLDEDLVADNAELERLLDVHPRPFAPTAAAWTPPTPP